TTCATTAACTTGTGGTCCTTATGTTACATTAGCTAGAAATGCCATACCTGAAAAAGGATTTGGAGAATTAAATAATTTAACTTTATCTCAATGGTTGAGTGTTCAAGGACTAGAACCTATTGTAAAAAAATAATTTTGATAAAATTTTAGCTACAACTTTTATTCAAGTTGTAGCTTTTTTATTCTATTTTGTTCAATTTTTTAATTTTTAATGAAAAACTAATCATAAAAAGATTAATTTTAGTTCTCATGAATAAATTGACAAATTATTCAAGATAATATATGATTAAGACATACTAAGAAAAAGCATTTTACAAAAAGAAAGAAAAAAAGGAAATACATTTTTTTAGCGTATTTTCAATAGGATGTACAAAATTTTATCGAACTTAATTAAAAAAACATAAATTTTTAGGAGGTTTCCAAATGGCAGTTAAAGTAGCGATTAATGGATTCGGAAGAATTGGAAGATTAGCATTAAGATTAATGATGAACAACCCTGAGTTTGAGGTAGTAGCAATAAACGACTTAACAGACGCAAAAACTCTTGCTCACCTTTTCAAGTATGACTCAGCACAAGGTAGATTCAACGGAACTATCGAGGTTATCGAAGGAGGGTTCTCAGTTAACGGAAAAGAAATTAAAGTTTTAGCTGATAGAGATCCTAAAAACTTACCATGGGGAGAATTAAACGTAGACGTTGTTCTTGAGTGTACTGGATTCTTCACTTCTCAAGAGAAGGCTGGACTTCACTTAGAGGCTGGAGCTAAGAAAGTTGTTATCTCTGCACCTGCAACAGGAGATATCAAAACTGTAGTTTACAACGTAAACCACGAAATTTTAGACGGTTCAGAAACAGTAATTTCTGGAGCTTCTTGTACAACTAACTGTTTAGCACCAATGGCTAACGTATTAAACAACGAGTTTGGAGTTGTAGAAGGATTAATGACTACTATCCACGCTTACACTAATGACCAAAACACATTAGATGGACCACACGGTAAAGGAGATTTAAGAAGAGGAAGAGCTGCTGCTGCAAACATCGTTCCTAACACAACTGGAGCTGCAAAAGCTATCGGATTAGTAATCCCTTCATTAGCTGGAAAATTAGATGGAGCTGCTCAAAGAGTACCAGTAATCACTGGATCATTAACTGAGTTAGTAACTGTTTTAGAGAAGCCAGTAACTGTTGCTGAAATCAACGCTGCTATGAAAGCTGCTGCAAACGAGTCATTCGGATACACTGAAGAAGAGTTAGTATCTTCTGATATCATCGGAATCGAGTTCGGATCATTATTTGATGCAACTCAAACAAGAGTTATGACAGTTGGAGATAAGCAATTAGTTAAAACTGTTGCTTGGTACGATAACGAAATGTCTTATACTGCTCAATTAATAAGAACTTTAAAGTACTTCGTAGAAATTTCTAAGTAATTAGAGCATCTAGGAAAAACAGAATAAACAGAATAGCGGAACTATTTAGTTCCGCTTTTTTTTAACAAAATATAAATATTCTATATAAATTTTTAGGAGGATCATAAAAAATGGCAAAGAAAATTGTAACTGATTTAGATTTAGCTGGAAAAAAAGTTTTAATGAGAGTTGATTTTAACGTTCCAATGAAAGATGGAAAAATCACTGACGAAAACAGAATCGTAGCTGCTTTACCAACTATAAAATATGTTTTAGAGAACGGTGGAAAAGTAATCGCTTTCTCTCACTTAGGAAAAGTTAAAGAAGCTGCT
This portion of the Candidatus Cetobacterium colombiensis genome encodes:
- the gap gene encoding type I glyceraldehyde-3-phosphate dehydrogenase, with amino-acid sequence MAVKVAINGFGRIGRLALRLMMNNPEFEVVAINDLTDAKTLAHLFKYDSAQGRFNGTIEVIEGGFSVNGKEIKVLADRDPKNLPWGELNVDVVLECTGFFTSQEKAGLHLEAGAKKVVISAPATGDIKTVVYNVNHEILDGSETVISGASCTTNCLAPMANVLNNEFGVVEGLMTTIHAYTNDQNTLDGPHGKGDLRRGRAAAANIVPNTTGAAKAIGLVIPSLAGKLDGAAQRVPVITGSLTELVTVLEKPVTVAEINAAMKAAANESFGYTEEELVSSDIIGIEFGSLFDATQTRVMTVGDKQLVKTVAWYDNEMSYTAQLIRTLKYFVEISK